A genomic stretch from Denticeps clupeoides unplaced genomic scaffold, fDenClu1.1, whole genome shotgun sequence includes:
- the LOC114782463 gene encoding polycomb group RING finger protein 3 isoform X1 yields MAAIGNTEMLTRKIKLWDINAHITCRLCEGYLIDATTVTECLHTFCRSCLVKYLEENNTCPTCRIVIHQSHPLQYIGHDRTMQDIVYKLVPGLQEAEMRKQRDFYQKLGMEVPGDIKGELGNLKTHLDSQRNVSSAGDTKPDDPHKDPEDKAEEDNDYHRSDEQVSICLECNSSKLRGLKRKWIRCSAQATVLHLKKFIAKKLNLTSFNELDILCNEEILGKDHTLKFVVVTRWRFKKSPLLLHYRPKMDLL; encoded by the exons ATGGCGGCAATAGGG AACACTGAGATGCTGACCCGGAAGATCAAGCTGTGGGACATCAACGCCCACATCACTTGCCGACTGTGTGAGGGCTACCTGATCGACGCCACCACAGTGACCGAGTGCCTACACACCT tCTGTAGGAGTTGTCTGGTGAAGTATCTGGAGGAGAACAACACATGTCCAACCTGCAGGATTGTGATCCACCAGAGCCACCCCCTGCAGTATATTGG TCATGACCGGACAATGCAGGACATCGTTTACAAACTGGTGCCTGGCCTGCAGGAGG CGGAGATGAGGAAACAGCGGGATTTCTACCAGAAACTGGGAATGGAGGTTCCTGGTGACATCAAAGGAGAACTGGGCAACCTGAAAACACACCTGGACTCACAGCGTAATG TTTCCTCCGCAGGAGACACCAAGCCTGACGACCCTCATAAAGACCCTGAAGACAAAGCAGAAGAGGACAATGACTATCACCGTAGCGATGAGCAG gtcagTATCTGTCTGGAGTGCAACAGCTCGAAGCTGCGTGGACTCAAAAGGAAGTGGATCCGCTGTTCTGCTCAGGCCACCGTGTTGCACCTCAAGAAATTCATCGCCAAGAAGCTCAACCTGACCTCCTTCAACGAG CTCGATATCTTATGCAATGAAGAGATCTTAGGGAAGGACCACACCCTCAAGTTTGTCGTGGTAACGAGATGGAGATTCAAG AAATCCCCCTTGCTtctacactacaggccaaaaatgGATCTTCTGTAG
- the LOC114782463 gene encoding polycomb group RING finger protein 3 isoform X2: protein MAAIGNTEMLTRKIKLWDINAHITCRLCEGYLIDATTVTECLHTFCRSCLVKYLEENNTCPTCRIVIHQSHPLQYIGHDRTMQDIVYKLVPGLQEAEMRKQRDFYQKLGMEVPGDIKGELGNLKTHLDSQRNGDTKPDDPHKDPEDKAEEDNDYHRSDEQVSICLECNSSKLRGLKRKWIRCSAQATVLHLKKFIAKKLNLTSFNELDILCNEEILGKDHTLKFVVVTRWRFKKSPLLLHYRPKMDLL, encoded by the exons ATGGCGGCAATAGGG AACACTGAGATGCTGACCCGGAAGATCAAGCTGTGGGACATCAACGCCCACATCACTTGCCGACTGTGTGAGGGCTACCTGATCGACGCCACCACAGTGACCGAGTGCCTACACACCT tCTGTAGGAGTTGTCTGGTGAAGTATCTGGAGGAGAACAACACATGTCCAACCTGCAGGATTGTGATCCACCAGAGCCACCCCCTGCAGTATATTGG TCATGACCGGACAATGCAGGACATCGTTTACAAACTGGTGCCTGGCCTGCAGGAGG CGGAGATGAGGAAACAGCGGGATTTCTACCAGAAACTGGGAATGGAGGTTCCTGGTGACATCAAAGGAGAACTGGGCAACCTGAAAACACACCTGGACTCACAGCGTAATG GAGACACCAAGCCTGACGACCCTCATAAAGACCCTGAAGACAAAGCAGAAGAGGACAATGACTATCACCGTAGCGATGAGCAG gtcagTATCTGTCTGGAGTGCAACAGCTCGAAGCTGCGTGGACTCAAAAGGAAGTGGATCCGCTGTTCTGCTCAGGCCACCGTGTTGCACCTCAAGAAATTCATCGCCAAGAAGCTCAACCTGACCTCCTTCAACGAG CTCGATATCTTATGCAATGAAGAGATCTTAGGGAAGGACCACACCCTCAAGTTTGTCGTGGTAACGAGATGGAGATTCAAG AAATCCCCCTTGCTtctacactacaggccaaaaatgGATCTTCTGTAG